In Streptomyces sp. NBC_01439, the following are encoded in one genomic region:
- a CDS encoding AlbA family DNA-binding domain-containing protein, which yields MARSWTRLHEHLGRPMGPLTHGMIMDAVASKLGETDDLDWKKQLPTFVPKPGIWNEFAKDVTAMANTRGGLLVYGVTDDIEAVGIDLAEVNEQQLTQTLRNGVQPYLSGVDIIPLPAPGGGGPDFLIVDVTPSELAPHFQYGWEQKDKDRATFNAPYRVGSETFYMSEHQVARAYQERFSRQARAETALAELVQQAASVVLGESVPGCAWLVVAGRPSRPVPRLVPAPSRAEAKAVLLDGVKTAARLRAHSDPYGVRGALSDRLSNGMHVGLRRWVDSNILVPELRGTQAGAMVELHHDGGVVVCVDLSHPMPSQIGAALVDTWTLPTALGEAVAVIDAHRRRRLLDSTVDITAAIVADGNNGPDFRFLACGYDIGQPRAIERARQPLRVIPATTELPPIADDDVLQATGKELVEGLLHQFGINAH from the coding sequence ATGGCGCGCTCCTGGACTCGACTGCACGAACATCTGGGCCGCCCGATGGGCCCCCTTACCCACGGGATGATCATGGACGCCGTGGCCTCGAAGCTCGGTGAAACGGACGACCTCGACTGGAAGAAGCAGCTGCCCACCTTCGTGCCCAAGCCGGGCATCTGGAACGAGTTCGCCAAGGACGTCACCGCGATGGCGAATACCCGCGGCGGCCTGCTCGTGTACGGGGTCACGGACGACATCGAGGCCGTCGGCATCGACCTCGCCGAGGTGAATGAGCAGCAGCTGACGCAGACCCTCCGCAACGGAGTCCAGCCCTACCTGTCCGGCGTCGACATCATCCCTCTGCCCGCACCGGGTGGGGGCGGTCCCGACTTCCTGATCGTCGACGTGACACCGAGCGAACTCGCGCCGCACTTCCAGTACGGATGGGAGCAGAAGGACAAGGACCGGGCGACCTTCAACGCGCCCTACCGTGTCGGGAGCGAGACCTTCTACATGTCCGAGCATCAAGTCGCGCGTGCCTATCAGGAACGCTTCTCGCGGCAGGCGCGGGCCGAGACAGCTCTCGCCGAACTTGTTCAGCAGGCCGCCTCAGTCGTCCTCGGTGAGTCCGTGCCGGGATGTGCGTGGCTGGTCGTTGCGGGGCGTCCCTCACGGCCGGTGCCGCGCCTGGTGCCCGCTCCGAGCCGTGCCGAGGCCAAGGCCGTCCTGCTCGACGGCGTCAAGACCGCCGCACGGCTTCGGGCTCACAGCGATCCGTACGGGGTCCGCGGCGCTCTGTCCGATCGGCTCAGCAACGGCATGCACGTGGGGCTGCGGCGCTGGGTCGACAGCAACATCCTCGTGCCGGAACTGCGAGGCACACAGGCTGGAGCCATGGTCGAGCTCCACCATGACGGAGGGGTCGTCGTGTGTGTCGACCTGAGTCACCCCATGCCCAGTCAGATAGGCGCGGCCTTGGTCGACACCTGGACGCTTCCCACCGCTCTGGGCGAAGCCGTCGCGGTCATCGACGCCCACCGCCGACGCCGCCTGCTCGACTCCACCGTGGACATCACCGCAGCCATCGTGGCCGACGGCAACAACGGACCAGACTTCCGGTTCCTGGCCTGCGGGTACGACATTGGCCAGCCCCGCGCGATCGAGCGGGCACGGCAGCCCCTACGCGTCATTCCGGCCACCACGGAACTGCCACCGATCGCCGACGACGACGTTCTCCAGGCGACCGGGAAGGAACTCGTCGAAGGGCTGCTGCACCAGTTCGGGATCAACGCGCACTGA